Below is a genomic region from Mycolicibacter hiberniae.
CGCCGGTGCCCGTCGCGCGGTGCCCAAGGTCGCCGGGGACGCCACCAGGCTGCCCTTCGCCGACGCCGTGTTCGACGCCGTGACCATCAGCTTCGGCTTGCGCAACGTGGTCGATCACACCGCGGGACTGCGGGAGATGGCCCGGGTGACCCGGCCGGGCGGACGGCTGGTGGTCTGCGAGTTCTCCACCCCGACTGTGCCGGTGTTCGCCACCGCCTACAAGGAGTATCTGATGCGCGCGCTGCCGGCGGTGGCGCGCGCCGTGTCCTCCAACCCGGAGGCCTACGTCTACCTCGCCGAATCGATCCGCGCCTGGCCGGATCAGGCCGCGCTGGCCGAGCAGATTCGCGCCGCGGGCTGGTCGGAGGTGGGCTGGCGCAATCTCACCGGCGGGATCGTCGCGCTGCATTCGGCCCGCAAACCGCTGGAGTGATGCGCCCCGCCCGGGCGCTGTTCAGCCCAGGTGTGCCGAGAGCAACCACCCGGCAGCGGACTTGCGCCCGCCCGGCTCGTCGCGCAGAGGGACGCCACCGAAGCCGGGGAAGTCGTCGGGGAACACCGCGTGCAGGCGGGCCGGCTTGATCTCATCGACCACCCAGTACTTGGAGACGACGTCGCGCAACTCGTCGGAGGTCACCGCGAACGGGGGGCCTTCGGGAATGGCGGCCTTGTCGAAGACCAGCACGAAGTAGGACGCCCCGGGGGCGGCCGCCCGGGCGATGCAACGCTGGTAGCCCTCCCGGGCCTCCATCGGGATCGAGTGGAACAGCGTGCTGTCGACGATGGTGCCGAACCGGCCGTCGTAGCCGGAGAACGCGCTGATGTCGGCGACCTCGAAGGTGGCGTTGGTCAGTCCCCGCCGGGCCGCCTCGCGCCGGGCCAGGTCGATGGCGGTGGGCGAACTGTCCAGGCCCACGGTGGTGTGGCCCCGTTCGGCCAGGTACAGCGAGATGGCGGCTTCGCCGCATCCGACGTCGAGGATGTCACCGTGGAACTTGCCCTCGGCGATCAGTCGGGCCAACTCGGGCTGGGGCTCCCCGATGCTCCACGGTGGTTTGGCGCCAGCCCCGAACTGCTCGGACTCGCCCCGGTAGGCGGCGTCGAACTGCAAGTCCATGGAATCGCTGGAATCGCTCATCACCCCGGTATAGCAACGCCCGTCGCGTACGTCAACGAGGTTGATATGCAGGTGGTCCCGCGCGCACGCCGCTAGGAGAACGGGCGGCGGCGGTCGGCCAACCGGGACAGTCGTCCCCCGCCGCGCCAGGCCCGCGCCACCAGATCCGCGTCGTCGTCGGTGACCAGGTTGGCCATCACCCGCACCGCCACCCGCATCAGCGCCGTCGAGCGCATCGCCACCGGGCCGCTGGCGGGCAGGAAACGGGGGAACGTCAGCAGCAGCGCCAGCCGCCGCGCCACCGAGAACCCGCGAGCATAGTGGGCGGTCAGCAGGGCCGGCCAGGCCTGGGAGAGGTCGCCCGCGCCGGCATCGCCCAGCAGTTCGACGGCCAGCCGCCCGGTCTCCAAGCCGTAGTCAATGCCCTCGCCGTTGAGCGGGTTCACACACGCCGCGGCGTCACCGATCAACATCCAGTTGGGTCCCGCGACGCCGGAGACCGCACCGCCCATGGGCAGCAGCGCGCTGGCCGGTGCACGCACCGGGCCCTGGAAACCCCACTCCTCGCGGCGCAGGTCGGCGTAGTAGGACATCAGCGGTCGCAGCGCCACATCGGCCGGCCTCTTGACGGTGGCCAGCGCGCCGACGCCGATGTTGACCTCGCCGTTGCCCAGCGGAAAGATCCAGCCGTAGCCCGGCAGCACCGCGCCTTCCGGCGAACGCAGCTCCAGATGCGAGGTCAGCCACGGCTCGTCACTGCGCGGCGAGGCCAGATAGCCGCGGGCAGCCACCCCGTAGACCGTCTCCTGGTGCCATTGGCGGCCCAGCACCCGGCCCAACGTCGAGCGTGCCCCGTCGGCGACGATCAACGTCCGGCAGGCCACCTCGGCGCCGTCGGCCAGCACCACCGCGCGCACCCGACCCGACGAATCGTGTTGAACGCCGAGGGCCTTGACACCCAGCAACATCCGGGCGCCGGACTCCTCGGCGACCTTGCGGATGCGCTCATCGAGTTCGGTGCGCGGCGCCGCGCTGCTGCTCGACGGGAAGCTTCGACCGGGCCAGGGCACCTCGACATGGCCCCCGAAGCCCGTCAGCCGCAGGCCCCGGTGCCGGATGTGGCTGTCCAGCCACTCGCCGAGGCCGAGCAACTCCAGTTGCTCGACCGCACGCGGGGTCAGGCCGTCCCCACACGGCTTGTCCCGGGGGAAGCCGGCCGAATCGACCACCAGCACGTCGTAGCCGGCCCGAGCTGCCCAGGCGGCTGCCGCCGACCCGGCCGGTCCGGCGCCCACCACCACCACATCAGCCTGCGAATTCACAGTGACCAGTATGTTGGACCCGTGAGGACACCGGCGAGCGTGGTGGCGGGGCTGGATTTCGGCGGCCTGGGGGACCCGGGTTTTGCGGGCCGAGTCCGTGACGGCGTCGCCCGCATCGAAGACCTGATGGACACCGAGCTGCGTGGCGGAGACGGCCTGATGACCGAGGCCGTGACCCACCTGTTCGAGGCCGGCGGAAAGCGCTTCCGTCCGCTGTTCACGGTGCTGTCAGCCCAGCTGGGACCGGAGCCGGACGCCTGGCAGGTGACGGTGGCCGGTGCGGTGATCGAGCTGGTGCACCTGGCGACGCTCTACCACGACGACGTGATGGACGAGGCGCAGATCCGCCGCGGGGCGCCGAGCGCCAACGCGCGATGGGGAAACAACATCGCGATCCTGGCCGGTGACTACCTGTTCGCGACGGCCTCGCGGCTGGTCTCGCGGCTGGGCCCGGATGCGGTGCGCATCATCGCCGAGACCTTCGCGCAGCTGGTGACCGGACAGATGCGCGAGACCCGCGGGGCCGCCGAGGGCGTGGACGCGGTAGAGCACTACCTCAAGGTGGTCTACGAGAAGACGGCCTGTCTGATCTCGGCGTCGGGTCGTTTCGGCGCGACGTTCTCCGGTGCCGACGACGACCAGATCGAGCGACTGGCCCGGCTGGGCGGGATCGTGGGCACCGCGTTCCAGATCTCCGACGACATCATCGACATCGACTCCGACCCCGACGAGTCCGGCAAGCTGCCCGGCACCGATCTCCGTGAGGGCGTCCACACGTTGCCGGTGCTCTTCGCGTTGCAGCAGAGCGGGGCAGACGCCGACCGGCTGCGCGAGCTGCTGGTCGGGCCGGTCACCGACGACGCGGCGGTGCAGGAGGCGCTGGGACTGCTGCGGGCGTCGGCCGGCATGGTCAAGGCCAAGGAGACGGTGGCCGACTACGCGGCGCAGGCGCGTGTGGAGCTGGCCGCGCTACCCGACTGTGTCGGGCGGGCGGCGCTGGCCGGCCTGGTCGACTACACCGTGAACCGGCACGGCTGACCACAATTGCGGAACTCCTGGGAGGTCGGCGGCGTTTAATGAGCACGACCGAGGTTCTCCAAGGAGGAAGTCGATGACCTGGCACCCGCACCACAACACGGCAAAGACGTTCTTTCTGCTGTTCGTGATGTCGGCGTTGATCGTTCTGGTGGGCAGGGCGTTCGGACCCCAGATGATGTGGGTGGCGGTGTTGTTCGCCGTGGCGATGAACGCCTACACCTACTTCAACAGCGACAAGCTGGCGCTGCGGGCGATGCGGGCCCAACCGGTGACGGAGGTCCAGGCGCCGGAGATCTATCGGATCGTGCGCGAGTTGGCCACCACGGCGCACCAGCCGATGCCCCGGTTGTACGTCAGCGACACCAACGCCCCCAACGCTTTCGCCACCGGCCGCAACCCGCGGCACGCCGCGGTGTGTTGTACCAGCGGGATCCTGCGCCTGCTCAACGAACGTGAGCTGCGTGCGGTGCTGGCCCACGAGCTGTCGCACGTCTACAACCGCGACATCCTGATCTCGTGTGTGGCCGGGGCGCTGGCCTCGGTCATCACCGGTTTGGCCAATATGGCGATGTTCATGGGCAACCGCCGCGACGGCAATCCGCTGGCGATGCTGCTGGTGGCGCTGGTCGGTCCGCTGGCCGCCTCGGTGGTGCGGATGGCCGTGTCGCGGTCGCGGGAGTACCAGGCTGACGAATCCGGCGCCGTGCTCTCAGGCGACCCGCTGGCGCTGGCGTCGGCGTTGCGCAAGATCTCCGACGGTGTGCAGTCCGCGCCGCTGCCGCCCGAGCCCGAGCTGGCCAGCCAGTCGCACCTGATGATCGCCAACCCCTTCCGGGCGGGCGAGAAGGTCGGTCAGCTGTTTGCCACCCACCCTCCGATGGCCGACCGGATTCGCCGGCTGGAGGCCATGGCCCGCGGTTAGGGGTACCGACCCGCCGAGGCGGCCAGTCCGGTCAGTTCCGGCTCAAGGGCGCATCGTGGAGGTGCAGATCGGTGTGCCCGGCCGTTCCCGGGACCGCGCCGTCGCCCGGTGTGCAGGTGCTGCACGCGGCGGCCAGGATCGGCGGGGTCTCGTCGAAGGCGTACACCATGCCGCCCGTCGCGCGATGCTGGTCCTGCCAGTCCGCCAGGGCCTGCTCAGCCGCATGGTCGAGGTAGGTGGTCGAGACCTCCAGGCGAACCCGCGCCCCGACCGGGATGTTCGCCAGCACGCCGGTCAGCTTCGGCAACGCCAGGAAGGTGCAGGCGCCCGCCACGCACACGTGCCACTCGTCGCCCACCTGCTCGGCGGTGACCTTGACCCGCAGCACCCGCCAGCCGGTCAGTGCCAGCGCCAGGACCAGGCCGATCAGCACGCCTTCGAGCAGGTTGAGGAAGACCACGCCCAGGATGGTCACCAGATACACCGCGATGTCACCGGAGTGCCAAGCGGTTTCGACGTGCACCAGTTTGATCAGCTGAATACCGATGGTGATCAGCAGGCCGGCCAGCGCCGCGCTGGGGATCTTGTCCACGATTCCCGCGAACGGCAGTGCGAACAGCAGGATCCAGACGCCGTGCAGGAAGGCCGACGCCCGCGACTTCGCGCCGGCGGTCACGTTGGTGGCACTGCGCACGATCACCCCGGTGATCGGCAGGCCGCCCAACATTCCCGAGGTGACGTTGGCGGTGCCCTGCCCGATCAGTTCGCGGTTGAAATCGGTCCGCGGACCGGTGTGCATGCGGTCCACCGACACTGCCGAGAGCAGGCTCTCCACGCTGGCGATCAGCGCCACGGTCACCACTCCGATGACGGCCGCGGTCCACTTGCCGTGCGGCAACTCCGGCAGCTGGATCGCGTCCAGCAACGACCCGTCGAGGGTGATGCGCTGCACGTCCAGGGAGAAGATCAGAGACAGCAGCGTCGCCCCGGTGATCGCGACCAGCGGGCCCGGAATGCGGCCCAACGGCCCCCGCACCGATCGCCAGGCGAGCATGGTGACGATCACCAGGATTCCCAGGATCGGCTCGGGGCCCTGGGCGTCGATCACCGCATGGGGCAGACCGATCACGTTGTCCCAGGCCGAGCTGGCCGACTTCCCGCCGAGCATCACGTGCAGCTGCTGCAGTGCGATGGTCACACCGATCCCGGCCAGCATGGCGTGCACCACCACCGGCGAGATCGCCAGGGCGGCCCGCGCGACCCGGCTCAGCCCCAGCAGCACCTGCAGGATGCCCGCGCCGACGGTGATCGCGCAGGTCACCTTCCAGCCGAAGCGGGCCACCAAATCGGCCACGACCACCGTCAGTCCGGCCGCCGGTCCGCTCACCTGCAGCGGAGATCCGCCCAGCACGCCGACGACGAGGCCTCCCACGATGGCGGCGATGAGCCCGGCCAGCACGGGCGCACCCGAGGCGATGGCAATGCCCAGCGACAGGGGCAGCGCCACCAGGAACACCACCAGGGATGCCGGAAGGTCATCGCGCAGAACTGACCGTGACCAGGCCTTTCTCTGGTCTGCGGCGTGGCCGGCGCGGCGAGCGATCAGCATCGAGGTGGACCTCTGCTCTTCGTAGGGTTTTGCTGAGACCCCGTGAAGCTATTCCATGCGCATTACCTGTGATCGAATACGACATGTCCATTAAGTAAACAAAGGTTACCGCGTCGGCATCAGATGTACAGGGTTCACACAGCCATAATCCGGGTTACCCAGTCAGAATCCCGTGCCCTCCACCTCGTGACCAGGAGTTTCGGCGATCAGCCCGCGATAGGCCTGCTCCACCGTCGAGCCGTGGTTGATCACGCCGTCGACCTCGCGGGCGATCGGCATGCTCAGCCCGTACTGCGCGGCGAACTTCATGATCACGCTGGCCGCGCGGACGCCCTCGGCCACCTGGTTCATCGACGCGATGATCTCGTCGATCGTCTTACCGGCGCCCAACTGCTCGCCGACATAGCGGTTACGGCTGCGCTGGCTGGTGCAGGTGACGATCAGGTCGCCCATTCCGGCCAGACCGGCGAAAGTGTCGCGGGCCCCGCCCATCGCCTCGCCGAGCTTAGACATCTCCCGCACCGATCGCGACATCACCATCGCCCGGGTGTTCTCCCCGATCCCCAGCGAATAACCCATGCCCACCGCGATCGCGTACACGTTCTTCAACGCGCCGGCCATCTCGACCCCGACCACGTCGTCACTGGTGTAGACCCGGAATCGCTTGGTGCGGAACAGCGATGCCAGTACGCAGGCCAGGTTCGGGTCGGGCATGGCCAGCACCGCGGCCGCGGCGTAGCCCTCGGCGACCTCGCGGGCGATGTTCGGGCCGGCCAGGATGCCGGCGGGATGCCCCGGCAGCACCTCGTCGACGATCTGCGACATCCGCATATTGGTGCCCTGCTCAAGGCCTTTGACCAGTGACACCACCGGCACCCAGGGGCGCAGCTCCGGGGCCAGCTCTTCGAGCACGCTGCGGAAGCCGTGCGAGGGGACCGCCATCACCACGACGTCGGCGCAGTGCGCGGCTTCGGCGAAGTCGGTGGTGGCGCGCAGTGTGCTGCTGAGCTCCACTTCGGTGCCCAGGTAGCGGCTGTTGCGGTGGTTGTCGTTGATGTCAGCGGCCGTCGATTCCGATCGGACCCACTGCAGCGTGGGCGCGCGGCGAGAGCAGATGGAAGCCACGGTGGTGCCGAAAGATCCACCGCCGAGCACAACGACATTGGGGGTACGAGTAACAGGCATGAGCGACAGCGTATTGCCGTCGCCACGGCCACACCTGCCGTTTGGGGCAGTGGTTTCGGCGCGCCCGCCCCAGCCGGCGGGGCCGCCGGCGACGGCGGGCTATCCGGCCAGCGGAATCGGTTCGCCGGGCCGCCCGAACACCATCGACTCGGCGATGCGGTCGAAGCGAAAGTCCAGGGCGTCGGCGAAGTAGTTCTGCCGCACATTCCAGGGCCGCTTGGTGCCCGAGCGTGGCAGCGCACGCGGTGCCCGCAGCACATAGCCGGCTTGGATGTCCCAGGCCGGCTTCTCGCCCATCGGCGTGTCGCCGCGGTGCGGGTAGGCGTGGGTGTAGCCGCGAGAAGCCATGTAGGCCATCAGCTTGGCGGTCGCTCGGGCGGTGATGTCGGCGCGCAGCGTCCACGACGCGTTGGTGTAGCCGACGCACCAGAACAGGTTCGGTACGTCTTCGAGCATGTGCGCCTTGTAGACGAAGCGATCGGTGGCTTTGATCTCTGTGCCGTCCAGGCTGATCCGCACGCCGCCGAGCGCCTGCAACTGCAGACCGGTGGCGGTGATGATGATGTCGGCGTCCAGATGCGTCCCGGACTGCAAGACGATGCCGGTGGCGTCGAAGCGGTCGATCCGGTCGGTCACCATCTCGACCCGCCCAGCGCTGATCTCGGTGTAGAGATCGGCATCGGGAATCAGGCACAGGCGCTGGTCCCACGGTTGATAGGGCGGCTTGAAGTGGGTGTCGATGTCGTAATCCGGCGGCAGGTTCTGCACCGCCGTGCGGCGCAGCATCCATTTGAGAATCGGCGGCGTCTTGCGGGCCAGAACCCAGACGTAGCCCTCGGACAGCGCCATGGTGAGCCGCAGGATCGCGTGCGCCCAGCTGCGGGGAAACAGTTTGGCGACCACATCGACGAAACGACTGCCGCGGGTCGCCGAGATCAAGTAGGTGGGCGTGCGCTGCAGCAGGGTCACGTGCCCGGCGTCTTCGGCCAACGCCGGTACCAGCGACATCGCGGTGGCCCCGCTACCGATCACCACCACCTTCTTGCCGGTGTAGTCGAGGTCTTCGGGCCAGTGTTGCGGATGGACCACCGTTCCCGAGAACGTCTCCGAGCCGGGGAAGTCCGGGGTGTAACCGCTGTCGTAGTTGTAGTAGCCGGAGCCGAAGAAGACGAACCTGCTGCGGTAGGTCCGCTGGGTCCCGGCTTCGTCGGCGGTGATCGTCCAGGTGTCGGTCGCCGAATCCCAGTCGGCCGCCAGGACGTGATTGTTGAACCGGATGTGGCGGTCGATGCCGTACTTATGCGCGGTATCGGTCAGGTAGTCGCGGATCTCGTCGCCGTCGGCGACGCGTTCGCGCCCCTGCCAGGGTTCGTACGGCAGGCTCAGCGTGAAAATGCTGCTGTCGGAGCGCACACCGGGGTAGCGGAACAGGTCCCAGGTCCCGCCGATGCGCTCCCGTCGTTCCAGGATCACGTAGTTCACGCCGGGGTTGCCCTCGGCGATGCGGTAGGCCGCGCCGATCCCCGAGATGCCCGCTCCGATGATGACGACGTCCGCGACCTCTTCAGTAGTCACGGTCCCAGCCTAGGCACCGGGCGGGCTGCTGGGTCCGAGATTGCGCTACCGGTAGTTCACAAATTGCAGGGCGACATCCAGGTCGGCTCCCTTGAGCAACGCGATGACGGCCTGCAGGTCGTCGCGCTTCTTCGACGACACCCGGATTTCGTCACCCTGCACCTGGGACTTGACGCCCTTGGGACCCTCGTCGCGGATCAACTTGTTGATCTTCTTGGCGTGCTCGGCGTCGATGCCCTGCTTGAGGCTGCCGCTGACTTTGTAGGTCTTGCCCGAAGGCTGGGGCTCGCCGGCGTCGAACGCCTTCATCGAGATGTCGCGGCGGATCAGTTTCTCCTTGAAAACGTCGACCGCGGCCTTGACCCGCTCCTCGGTGGAGCTGACCAGCTCGATGGTCTCCTCACCCTTCCACGAGATGGTGGTGTCGGTGCCGCGGAAGTCGAACCGGGTGGCCAATTCCTTGGCGGCCTGGTTCAAGGCGTTGTCGACCTCCTGCCGGTCGACCTTGCTGACGATGTCGAACGATGAATCCGCCACGAGACCTTGTCCTCTCCTCGAGTTGTGCGGGCCGTTTGTGTTGTGGGTACATCCTCGTTGTAGTCTGCTAGGCGCGATGAGGCAGGTTGCCCGAGCGGCCAATGGGAGCGGACTGTAAATCCGTCGGCGCAAGCCTACGCAGGTTCGAATCCTGCACCTGCCACCAAGGTCAGGCCCCCGGTTTTTCCGGGGGCCTGATTTGGTTGTGCGGGACCCGCAGGCCGCGGCGAGTAGCGTGGTCGCCAGGGGAAACTCGGGGCGGAAGCGGGGCGGCGATGCGCACCATCGCATTGGAAGAGCACTTTCTGACCGGCGAACTCGCCCACTACAGCGATGCGACCCGCGAGCTGGCCCAGCCCCAGATCTGGCGGGAGACCGCCCCGCGGCTGACCGATCTGGCCGAACAGCGCCTGGCGGACATGGACCGCGCCGGTGTGGACATCGCGGTCCTGTCGTTGACCGCGCCGGGAATTCAGGCCGAACCCGATCCGCAACTGGCGGTGGCCCGCGCCGCCGAGGTCAACGACTTCCTGGCGGGACTGGTGGCCGCCAACCCGGGCCGGTTTCGGGGATTCGCCGCATTGCCGTTGCAGGACCCGGAGGCCGCGGCCAAGGAGCTGCAGCGTGCGGTCGAGCAGCTCGGGCTGTGCGGTGCCCTGGTCAACGCGCACACCGGCGGGGTGTACCTGGACGCACCGCCCCTGCGGGTGGTGTGGGAGCGCGCCGAAGCGCTGGACGTCCCGCTGTACCTGCACCCGGCGAACGGTTTCGACACCCCGCACGTCATCGCCGGCCACCCGGAGCTGATCGGACCGATGTGGAGTTGGGGCACCGATACCGCCACCCACGCGCTGCGGATCATCTTCGGTGGGGTGTTCGACGACTTCCCCGGAGCCAAACTGCTGCTCGGGCACATGGGCGAGAGCCTGCCCTATTCGCTGTGGCGGCTGGACTCACGGTGGGACTGGCACCGACACCACGGTGTGCAGCTCGCGCTCGGGCATCCCTCGCACTACCTGCGCCGCAATCTCTACGTGACCACCAGCGGGGTGTGCGACAACCCGCCGCTGTTGTGTGCGCTCGCCGCGCTGGGGCCCGAGCATGTCCTGTTCGCCACCGATTACCCGTACGAGGACATCGACGTCGCCACCGCCTTCCTGGCCGGTGCGCCGATCTCCGAGGCCGACCGCGCCCTGATCAGCCACCTCAACGCCGAGAGCCTGCTGCACATCGCCGATTGACGCGGGCCCTGATCGCCTTGGGGCACGGGCGGTCCGGGGTGGTTCAGGCCGACGCCGTCGCGGTGGTCAGGCCGGCCTCGATCGACTGGCACAGTAACTCCCGGTGGTGCGTGGCGTCGCCGGAGAGCATGGCGTCGACCCGGGCCCGGCGCAGGTACAGATGCAGGTCGTGTTCCCAGGTGAACCCGATGCCGCCGTGCAACTGCAGTGCCTCACCGGCGATCCGGTTCACCGCGTCGGAGACATAGGCCTTGGCGATGCTGACCGCCCGGTCGGCCTGCGGATGTGCGGCGTCGAGGGCCATCGCCGCGTAGTAGGTCGCGGCGGTGCTCGCCTGGGACCAGATCCGCATGTTGGCGCATTTGTGCTTGACCGCCTGGAAGCTGCCGACGGGGCGGCCGAACTGGACGCGATCCTTGACGTATTCGGTGGTCATGGCGAGCAGTCGTTCACCGATCCCGACCATCTCGGCGCAAGTCAGGGCCGTGGCCAACAGCAGCGACCGGGTGATCGCACACTGGGCCTGATCGCCGTCGGCGATCAGCGACGAGGCGTCCAGCCGCACCTGGTCAAAGCGCACGTCGCAGTAGCTGCGCGTGACGTCGAGAGTCTGCTGGCGCTCGATCCGGATTCCGGGGGCGTCGGCGGGAACCACGAACCGGGCCGGCCCGGTGTCGAGGGCCGCGTCGACGATCAGCACCTGCGCGCTGTCGGCGTCCTGGACGCTGACCTTCGATCCGGTGAGGGTGAAGCCGTCGGGGCGTCGTTGCGCGCGCGTCGTGATGCCGGCCGCCGACCAGGGCCGGCCGAACTCGGCGAAGGCCCAGGTGGCGATCACGGTTCCCGCGCAGATCGCCGGCAACAGTGCCGAGCGGTGCGCATGGTCGGACCGGCCCAGCGCGTCGGCCGCCACCACCACCGGCAGGAACGGGACGCAGCCGAGGCCCCGGCCCAGTTCTGCGGCGACCAGCGCCAGCTCGACGGTCTGCTGGCCGAGCCCGCCGTCGTCTTCGGCCACGCCGAGGGCGGGCCAGCCGAGTTCGGTGCCGCGCCGCCACAATTCGGGATCGAACCCGTGCGCGGTGTCGATGAGGTTCCGGGCCGTCTCCACCGGGAACTTGGTCGCCAACAGGGAACGAGTCGAGTCGACGATGCCGCGCTGCTCGTCGGTGAGCTCGAAGTCCACGGGCCGCTCCTTAACGCGAGATGCGCAAACAGGTTGGGGATTGAAAATCCGTTACCGAAGATACAGGATACTGATTAAGCTTAATCCTGGCGCGACGAACCGGAGGCAACGTTGCATCTCGGGCAAGACACCGAACTGGACGCGTTGCGAGCGCGGGTACGAGATCTTGCGGCCCGGTACGCGCCACCGCGCAACAAGCACACCGGGGTGCGCGCGCCGGAGGCCCACGAGATACCGGCGCTGCGGAAATGGACCGGACTGCTGTTCGAAGAGCAGTTGCTCGGGGTGCACTGGCCGGTCTCCTACGGCGGGCTGCCGGACGCCCATCCGCTGCACGAGTCGGTGGTCACCGACGAGCTGATCAGGGTCGGCGCGGCCGGCCCGGTCGGCGGCGGCCTGCTTGCCGCAGCGGCGGTCATCGCCTCGGGAACCGATGAGCAGAAGGACTACTTCCTCCCGCGAATCCGTACCGGGGAACACATTTGGTGCCAGTTGTTCAGCGAACCCGACGCCGGCAGTGACCTGGCCGGGCTGCGCACGCGAGCCACCCGCGACGGCGACGACTTCGTCGTCGACGGCCAGAAGGTGTGGACCACCAACGGGCAGCACGCGGACTTCGGTTACCTGTTGGCCAGGACCGATCCGGATGCCCCCAAGCACGCCGGTATCACCGCGTTCGCGCTCGCCATGGACACCCCCGGTGTGTCGGTGCGCCCACTGCGCGAGATCACCGGCACCGCCGACTTCAACGAGGTGTTCCTCGACGCGGTGCGGATCCCCGCCGGGCAGGTCATCGGTGCGGTCAACGCGGGCTGGGCGGTCACCACGACCAGTCTGGCGCACGAGCGCTCCAGCGCCGGGGCCGGAGCGTCGCTCTTCGGGGCGCTGGACAGGCTGGCGGCCCTGGCCGGCGCGGTCCCGCGGGGCGGACGGCGGGCCATCGATCACGACGACGTCCGGCAGGCGCTCGGCGGCTTCGTCGCCGACGTGCATGTCAACGCGCTGGTTTCAGCGCTGGGCGACAGCCGATCGCTGCACGGCACCGGCGATGCTGCCGATGCCCCGATCTCGAAGATCCTGTTCAGCGAGATCAACCTCGCCTTGCACGAATACGGCATGCAGTTGCAGGGCCACGACGGCGTGCGGATCGAAGGCG
It encodes:
- a CDS encoding flavin-containing monooxygenase gives rise to the protein MTTEEVADVVIIGAGISGIGAAYRIAEGNPGVNYVILERRERIGGTWDLFRYPGVRSDSSIFTLSLPYEPWQGRERVADGDEIRDYLTDTAHKYGIDRHIRFNNHVLAADWDSATDTWTITADEAGTQRTYRSRFVFFGSGYYNYDSGYTPDFPGSETFSGTVVHPQHWPEDLDYTGKKVVVIGSGATAMSLVPALAEDAGHVTLLQRTPTYLISATRGSRFVDVVAKLFPRSWAHAILRLTMALSEGYVWVLARKTPPILKWMLRRTAVQNLPPDYDIDTHFKPPYQPWDQRLCLIPDADLYTEISAGRVEMVTDRIDRFDATGIVLQSGTHLDADIIITATGLQLQALGGVRISLDGTEIKATDRFVYKAHMLEDVPNLFWCVGYTNASWTLRADITARATAKLMAYMASRGYTHAYPHRGDTPMGEKPAWDIQAGYVLRAPRALPRSGTKRPWNVRQNYFADALDFRFDRIAESMVFGRPGEPIPLAG
- a CDS encoding YajQ family cyclic di-GMP-binding protein, translating into MADSSFDIVSKVDRQEVDNALNQAAKELATRFDFRGTDTTISWKGEETIELVSSTEERVKAAVDVFKEKLIRRDISMKAFDAGEPQPSGKTYKVSGSLKQGIDAEHAKKINKLIRDEGPKGVKSQVQGDEIRVSSKKRDDLQAVIALLKGADLDVALQFVNYR
- a CDS encoding amidohydrolase family protein; translation: MRTIALEEHFLTGELAHYSDATRELAQPQIWRETAPRLTDLAEQRLADMDRAGVDIAVLSLTAPGIQAEPDPQLAVARAAEVNDFLAGLVAANPGRFRGFAALPLQDPEAAAKELQRAVEQLGLCGALVNAHTGGVYLDAPPLRVVWERAEALDVPLYLHPANGFDTPHVIAGHPELIGPMWSWGTDTATHALRIIFGGVFDDFPGAKLLLGHMGESLPYSLWRLDSRWDWHRHHGVQLALGHPSHYLRRNLYVTTSGVCDNPPLLCALAALGPEHVLFATDYPYEDIDVATAFLAGAPISEADRALISHLNAESLLHIAD
- a CDS encoding acyl-CoA dehydrogenase family protein, whose protein sequence is MDFELTDEQRGIVDSTRSLLATKFPVETARNLIDTAHGFDPELWRRGTELGWPALGVAEDDGGLGQQTVELALVAAELGRGLGCVPFLPVVVAADALGRSDHAHRSALLPAICAGTVIATWAFAEFGRPWSAAGITTRAQRRPDGFTLTGSKVSVQDADSAQVLIVDAALDTGPARFVVPADAPGIRIERQQTLDVTRSYCDVRFDQVRLDASSLIADGDQAQCAITRSLLLATALTCAEMVGIGERLLAMTTEYVKDRVQFGRPVGSFQAVKHKCANMRIWSQASTAATYYAAMALDAAHPQADRAVSIAKAYVSDAVNRIAGEALQLHGGIGFTWEHDLHLYLRRARVDAMLSGDATHHRELLCQSIEAGLTTATASA
- a CDS encoding acyl-CoA dehydrogenase family protein → MHLGQDTELDALRARVRDLAARYAPPRNKHTGVRAPEAHEIPALRKWTGLLFEEQLLGVHWPVSYGGLPDAHPLHESVVTDELIRVGAAGPVGGGLLAAAAVIASGTDEQKDYFLPRIRTGEHIWCQLFSEPDAGSDLAGLRTRATRDGDDFVVDGQKVWTTNGQHADFGYLLARTDPDAPKHAGITAFALAMDTPGVSVRPLREITGTADFNEVFLDAVRIPAGQVIGAVNAGWAVTTTSLAHERSSAGAGASLFGALDRLAALAGAVPRGGRRAIDHDDVRQALGGFVADVHVNALVSALGDSRSLHGTGDAADAPISKILFSEINLALHEYGMQLQGHDGVRIEGDAQVYDEGWWQDAFMYGRAFTIAGGTNEVLRNLIAERALGLPR